A part of Aurantimicrobium sp. MWH-Uga1 genomic DNA contains:
- a CDS encoding LysE family translocator translates to MILDLSVLPTFLVSALVIILSPGADTFLLLRSTVRGGKKDGFLTMLGIYAGITTLSLLLISGVGLVVAKAPGALFWLKILGALYLLFLAIQSMRAGINLIKRNSAGESITVDQDQTVRRPKAGPFAMGFLTNVTNPKVLIFFLAFFPQFLGDSSHAAVQLVMLCLIFVVVSAVWLVTLVIAASAMRKVMTTPGFTIAMEFVVATVFAVLAITLLFSGLSLH, encoded by the coding sequence ATGATTCTTGACCTGTCGGTTTTACCGACATTCCTTGTTTCCGCCCTGGTGATAATTCTCTCTCCGGGGGCAGATACCTTCTTGTTGTTGCGCTCAACAGTGCGTGGGGGGAAGAAAGATGGTTTCCTCACCATGCTGGGAATATATGCCGGCATTACAACACTTTCACTGCTGTTGATTTCAGGAGTGGGCTTAGTCGTTGCCAAAGCACCTGGAGCTTTGTTCTGGCTGAAAATACTGGGTGCACTGTATTTGCTTTTTCTTGCCATTCAGAGCATGCGTGCGGGAATAAACCTCATCAAGCGCAACTCTGCTGGTGAATCCATAACGGTCGATCAGGACCAGACTGTCAGGCGTCCAAAAGCAGGCCCATTTGCAATGGGTTTCTTGACTAATGTCACAAACCCCAAAGTTCTCATATTCTTCCTTGCTTTCTTCCCACAGTTTCTCGGTGACAGCTCACATGCTGCGGTTCAGCTAGTCATGCTCTGCCTTATTTTTGTAGTGGTCTCAGCGGTGTGGCTGGTTACGTTAGTTATTGCTGCATCCGCAATGAGAAAAGTGATGACCACCCCGGGCTTCACCATTGCCATGGAATTTGTGGTTGCAACAGTGTTCGCCGTGCTGGCCATCACATTGTTGTTTTCAGGATTGAGCCTGCACTAA
- a CDS encoding RidA family protein, protein MTYKRTLISSGSVYEPVVGYSRAVRAGDFVFIAGTTAGTPEGAIGGNDPAAQTREIFKRLAVALEQAGATFGDVVRTRIYLTNIADFDAVGKVHGEFFGEIRPAATAVEVSALAAPDMLVEIDVDAIIGSATVR, encoded by the coding sequence ATGACTTATAAAAGAACCTTGATTTCTTCCGGATCTGTCTATGAACCTGTTGTGGGATACTCCCGTGCGGTTCGCGCAGGAGACTTTGTCTTTATTGCCGGCACAACCGCTGGTACACCTGAAGGTGCTATTGGCGGTAATGATCCTGCCGCTCAAACACGAGAAATTTTCAAACGCTTGGCTGTAGCTCTCGAACAGGCGGGAGCAACTTTTGGTGATGTTGTCCGCACGAGGATTTATCTGACCAACATCGCTGATTTTGATGCCGTAGGTAAAGTTCACGGTGAATTCTTTGGTGAAATTCGACCCGCAGCAACAGCTGTTGAAGTCAGCGCCTTAGCTGCTCCAGACATGCTCGTTGAAATCGATGTAGACGCAATTATTGGATCAGCAACCGTTCGATAG
- a CDS encoding linear amide C-N hydrolase has protein sequence MCTNFRLTAQDGSVVVARSMEFPDMLGAQVTAIPRGVTYTSASPEGEGASWTTIHGVVGMDAIGDTQYLTDGMNEAGLYAGVLYMPGFADYEDPTGIEPSRVISNMDICNYVLTMCSSVSEAFEVLGKLTIWAQPQPAIGGVPPIHLVLHDKSGASGVVEFNNGKQQHIDNPVGVATNAPYLDWHYNNLRVHLPTLHALNPAPAEVNGVTFAPVSQGQGFMGIPGDGGSPSRFLRATGYVWTMTAQKDAATQEMAAFHALNNFDIPDGVMAGTGATGLPQNDRTTWSSISSLSAGRYIIRVENNPSPYVVDLASTDFSGGSPRQVSVPSGTFIELKV, from the coding sequence ATGTGTACAAACTTTAGGCTTACTGCTCAAGATGGCAGCGTCGTCGTAGCTCGTTCTATGGAATTCCCCGACATGTTGGGTGCTCAGGTAACTGCAATTCCTCGCGGGGTGACATACACCTCAGCTTCTCCCGAGGGTGAGGGCGCCAGCTGGACCACTATTCACGGCGTGGTGGGGATGGACGCTATTGGAGATACTCAATATCTCACTGACGGAATGAATGAAGCGGGCCTTTACGCCGGAGTGCTGTACATGCCTGGTTTTGCTGATTATGAGGACCCAACCGGCATTGAACCATCTCGTGTGATCTCGAATATGGATATTTGCAACTATGTGTTAACGATGTGTTCTTCCGTTAGTGAAGCATTTGAAGTACTTGGAAAGCTAACAATTTGGGCTCAGCCTCAACCTGCAATTGGTGGAGTGCCTCCCATTCACCTGGTATTACATGACAAATCAGGTGCCTCAGGAGTCGTTGAGTTCAATAATGGAAAACAACAACACATTGATAACCCCGTAGGTGTTGCAACTAATGCCCCCTATCTTGACTGGCATTACAACAACTTGCGGGTTCACCTACCTACGTTGCATGCTCTCAACCCTGCCCCTGCAGAAGTTAACGGAGTGACATTTGCTCCTGTTTCTCAAGGCCAAGGGTTTATGGGAATACCGGGGGATGGCGGTTCGCCTTCACGATTCCTTCGTGCAACAGGCTACGTCTGGACGATGACCGCCCAAAAGGATGCTGCAACACAAGAAATGGCTGCCTTCCACGCTCTCAACAATTTCGATATTCCCGATGGTGTCATGGCAGGAACAGGCGCGACGGGTCTTCCCCAAAATGACCGCACCACATGGTCTTCGATTTCCTCCCTCAGCGCAGGGCGTTACATTATTCGTGTTGAAAATAATCCTTCGCCCTATGTTGTCGATTTAGCATCCACTGACTTTTCTGGCGGTTCACCCAGGCAAGTTTCGGTGCCTTCAGGAACCTTCATTGAGCTAAAGGTCTAA
- a CDS encoding DUF2200 domain-containing protein, protein MKTENMTERQQANMQRVFDMPFSDLYPLYVTKVVKKNRSEAELREVISWLTGFSKNELHDSLTSGQSLSSFFASARMNSAAELITGTVCGVKVQEIENPLMRKIRYMDKLVDELAQGKSLEKIMRKPLS, encoded by the coding sequence ATGAAAACAGAAAACATGACCGAAAGACAGCAAGCAAATATGCAGCGAGTTTTTGACATGCCGTTTTCAGATCTTTACCCCCTCTATGTGACCAAGGTAGTGAAGAAGAACCGTTCAGAGGCGGAGTTGAGAGAAGTTATTTCTTGGCTGACCGGGTTCTCGAAAAATGAACTCCACGATTCACTCACATCAGGACAGAGCCTGAGTTCATTCTTTGCATCTGCACGAATGAACTCAGCGGCAGAGCTGATAACCGGCACTGTGTGTGGTGTGAAAGTGCAGGAGATTGAGAATCCTTTGATGCGGAAAATTCGTTACATGGACAAGCTTGTAGATGAATTAGCACAGGGGAAATCTCTAGAGAAAATTATGCGCAAACCACTTTCTTAA
- a CDS encoding MFS transporter: MTETKRRFVDLTPLKVSPAFARLWIGAGLSGIGAQMTIMAVGLQIFEITQNTFMVGLVGGIALIPMLFAGPWGGMLADSQDRRTVILGAITVSFISTIGLVVLSIADANLEANGDSVAVWPFYVFTTISAMAYIISGAARMAVYPRILRLEDVPKANALSGISMGIQYTVGPALAGVLVATSGFTVTFLVDMVLMLAGFFGVFTLPKIPPLHDAVVKGWEGIKQGLSFLRSAPNIRTSFLFDIIAMGLGRPYAVLPAVAATVIGGGPTTVGILTAAAAVGTFSTSLLSGPVARINRFGLAIGRAIMLYGAFIALFGVVVLLGMLGAFGTVSNTWSGVSVVGLVLAALCFVGMGASDEVSAIFRSTILMTAAPDDMRGRLQGVFYSVVAGGPRLGDLFTGVMAVSIALWAPGIIGGLGIVVIISILLSTNSRFREYDNRNPEL, from the coding sequence GTGACCGAAACCAAACGCCGCTTTGTCGATCTGACGCCGCTCAAGGTTTCACCCGCTTTTGCCAGATTGTGGATTGGTGCCGGACTGTCCGGCATCGGTGCGCAAATGACGATTATGGCCGTGGGTCTCCAGATTTTTGAGATCACCCAGAACACTTTCATGGTCGGCCTTGTCGGAGGAATAGCACTCATTCCAATGCTGTTTGCTGGACCGTGGGGAGGAATGCTTGCTGATAGCCAAGATCGCAGGACAGTCATTCTGGGAGCAATTACGGTCTCCTTTATTTCAACCATTGGTCTTGTTGTTCTCTCTATTGCAGATGCAAACCTCGAAGCCAACGGTGACAGTGTTGCGGTGTGGCCGTTCTATGTCTTCACCACTATCAGCGCCATGGCATATATCATTTCCGGCGCTGCACGTATGGCGGTCTATCCCCGAATCCTCAGGCTTGAAGATGTTCCTAAAGCAAATGCGCTCAGTGGCATCTCTATGGGAATTCAATACACGGTTGGACCAGCACTTGCCGGTGTCCTTGTCGCGACATCGGGCTTCACTGTCACCTTTTTAGTCGACATGGTGCTCATGCTGGCTGGTTTTTTTGGCGTATTTACCCTTCCAAAGATTCCACCTTTACATGATGCAGTTGTGAAGGGATGGGAAGGCATTAAGCAAGGTTTGTCGTTCTTGCGTTCAGCGCCGAATATCCGAACAAGTTTCCTCTTCGACATTATTGCTATGGGACTGGGGCGCCCCTATGCAGTGCTTCCCGCTGTTGCGGCTACGGTCATTGGGGGAGGACCGACAACAGTAGGTATTCTCACGGCAGCAGCTGCTGTGGGCACATTCTCGACTAGTTTGCTCAGTGGCCCTGTGGCTCGAATTAATCGTTTTGGGCTTGCAATTGGCCGCGCCATCATGCTTTATGGCGCATTTATTGCTCTATTTGGTGTTGTGGTTCTTCTCGGGATGCTTGGAGCATTCGGCACGGTGAGCAACACGTGGTCTGGGGTCAGTGTCGTGGGGCTGGTGCTTGCGGCTCTGTGTTTTGTGGGAATGGGGGCCTCTGACGAAGTTTCCGCAATATTCCGTTCCACCATTTTGATGACAGCTGCACCTGATGACATGCGTGGTCGGCTTCAAGGTGTGTTCTACTCTGTTGTAGCAGGTGGACCCCGTCTGGGAGATTTGTTTACAGGTGTGATGGCGGTTTCGATAGCGTTGTGGGCTCCGGGAATCATCGGTGGTCTGGGCATCGTTGTGATCATCAGTATTCTGCTCAGCACGAACTCACGATTTAGGGAATACGACAATCGGAATCCTGAACTGTAG
- a CDS encoding NAD(P)/FAD-dependent oxidoreductase, protein MPKNIVIVGAGLGGLSAAALLAKAGHQVTVLERNSWIGGKSRRIEVAGQRIDTGPSLVTFPAVLDELFSRYDALGPGRPAAEIAHLELERLPELGKYFFKDHVVDLPVQQGHSWFSAWEKFDEIHGGLSPEMVKLLVSDPFDLSTLPAVNTMLKHYGGRISTRSYLNSLTWMPDDLKEVIAIHTLNAGISPERTLALYATMPAVMAREGIFVPRGGVYEIALALSRMVTEAGAKILTDVPVTAISRGRVTTEHGLYNADVIIGAADAQVIDSLLGKKIPANQRVSCSGIAVFAVLDLPLPESTVTHSVIMPSNPAQLHGALDRRELPEETMAFVNYYKPGHIYPNTKATAALLLTAPSDGKEYDLSSGFVQRELSRISQLMGLPRNLAECIEDYTVLHPNYFSSFGADGGALYGATRKLWQGGPFHRPAYSSPRRPWLWRVGASVHPGGGIPAVLGGSMNSVARLLKKI, encoded by the coding sequence GTGCCGAAGAATATTGTCATTGTGGGCGCAGGCCTTGGTGGACTTAGTGCTGCAGCGCTGTTGGCTAAAGCGGGACATCAGGTCACTGTTCTGGAGAGAAACTCTTGGATTGGTGGCAAATCCCGTCGTATAGAGGTAGCTGGTCAGCGTATCGATACTGGGCCTTCGTTAGTCACCTTCCCTGCTGTACTAGATGAGCTCTTCTCTCGTTATGACGCCCTTGGTCCTGGCAGACCAGCAGCAGAGATTGCACACCTCGAATTAGAGCGATTGCCCGAACTGGGAAAATACTTCTTCAAAGACCATGTTGTTGATTTACCTGTTCAACAGGGTCATTCTTGGTTTTCTGCATGGGAAAAGTTTGATGAGATTCACGGCGGGCTGAGCCCAGAGATGGTCAAACTTCTTGTCTCTGACCCATTCGATCTCAGCACACTTCCGGCAGTAAACACGATGCTTAAACACTATGGTGGGCGAATCTCTACACGTTCGTATCTCAACAGCTTGACGTGGATGCCCGATGACCTCAAAGAGGTCATCGCCATCCACACACTCAATGCAGGGATTTCCCCCGAAAGAACGTTGGCTCTGTATGCAACGATGCCTGCGGTCATGGCTCGAGAAGGTATTTTCGTGCCGCGCGGTGGAGTATATGAAATTGCTTTAGCTCTCTCACGAATGGTTACAGAAGCAGGAGCAAAAATACTTACAGATGTGCCTGTGACGGCAATTTCTCGAGGACGCGTTACTACTGAGCACGGTTTATATAACGCGGATGTCATTATTGGCGCTGCTGATGCCCAAGTCATCGATTCATTGCTGGGAAAAAAGATTCCTGCAAACCAGAGAGTTTCCTGCTCGGGAATTGCTGTATTTGCCGTGTTAGATCTGCCGCTACCTGAGTCAACCGTGACTCATTCTGTGATCATGCCCAGTAACCCAGCACAACTACATGGGGCATTAGACAGGCGTGAGTTGCCAGAAGAAACAATGGCCTTTGTGAACTATTACAAACCTGGCCATATCTATCCCAATACCAAGGCAACTGCTGCTCTCTTGCTCACAGCTCCCTCCGATGGAAAAGAATATGACCTCTCGAGTGGGTTCGTTCAACGTGAGCTCAGTCGCATTTCACAATTGATGGGGCTTCCACGCAATTTAGCTGAATGTATTGAGGACTACACCGTCCTCCATCCCAACTACTTCTCCAGTTTTGGTGCTGACGGGGGAGCACTTTACGGTGCCACCAGAAAACTGTGGCAGGGCGGTCCCTTTCACCGGCCGGCATATTCCTCCCCCAGACGTCCATGGCTGTGGAGAGTTGGAGCATCCGTCCACCCAGGGGGAGGAATACCTGCTGTTCTTGGTGGTTCCATGAATTCTGTTGCACGCTTGCTCAAGAAAATCTGA
- a CDS encoding UbiA family prenyltransferase: MLSRLLTISRPVLWVNTIGTTVVALWLTGQLWTWDIIWLLLWVTLPFNLLIYGINDIFDQETDNINIRKGGYGGAKIYPKEVPWIFWGVILTNVPFLIFFGLNYSWQANAWIWAYTLFFYFYSSPPLRFKGRPFLDSISNADYAFPLAFVPLALGFEPIWMAVFGLMAWSLAKHTYDAIQDIEEDSYVGIQTTAVFLGARGSLWWVSFWWAMSTIFFVFINIPVAVANAVYATWLVWLISQNDSPENAKRVYKYSVAYPYIVGAVAGVQLVLFNFFTLYLS; the protein is encoded by the coding sequence GTGCTCTCACGCCTATTGACAATCTCCCGTCCCGTGTTGTGGGTCAACACGATAGGAACGACTGTTGTCGCCTTGTGGCTCACGGGACAGCTCTGGACGTGGGACATCATTTGGCTTCTTCTGTGGGTCACGCTTCCGTTTAATCTCTTGATTTACGGAATTAACGACATCTTTGATCAAGAGACCGACAACATCAATATCCGTAAAGGAGGATACGGGGGAGCAAAGATATACCCCAAGGAAGTTCCTTGGATTTTTTGGGGAGTTATCCTCACGAATGTTCCGTTCCTCATTTTCTTTGGGTTGAATTATTCATGGCAAGCCAATGCTTGGATCTGGGCATACACACTGTTTTTCTATTTCTATTCTTCGCCACCTCTACGGTTTAAGGGGCGCCCGTTTCTCGATTCGATTAGTAACGCCGACTACGCATTCCCGCTTGCGTTTGTGCCTCTTGCTCTCGGGTTTGAGCCAATCTGGATGGCTGTTTTTGGCTTAATGGCATGGTCATTGGCCAAGCACACCTACGACGCAATTCAAGACATTGAAGAAGATAGCTACGTGGGAATTCAAACCACGGCAGTGTTCTTGGGGGCTCGAGGCTCACTGTGGTGGGTTTCGTTCTGGTGGGCCATGTCGACAATTTTCTTTGTTTTTATCAATATTCCTGTGGCTGTTGCCAACGCGGTTTACGCGACGTGGCTGGTGTGGCTTATTTCGCAGAATGATTCACCTGAAAACGCTAAGCGGGTGTACAAATACTCTGTTGCCTACCCCTACATTGTCGGAGCCGTAGCCGGAGTGCAGCTTGTCCTGTTCAACTTTTTCACTCTCTATCTCTCATGA
- a CDS encoding TMEM175 family protein, with translation MATSRGFDRVVNFSDAVVAIAITILVLPLVDEASSIGHGDVNQFLSGIGAQVYVFVLSFAIIAYYWFLHHTFFEQLQQVDRRIMLLNTLWLFGIVFIPFPTALIVDSNGPAGWATTIYIGTMLYLAIIQLAMKIYVHKHKELLVPGTEYIRGFIGSQIIVVLLIVVLVIATIFRDIGLWALMLLWTTPLWVKPVQKLQRSQ, from the coding sequence ATGGCAACATCTCGTGGTTTTGATAGAGTCGTCAACTTCTCTGACGCTGTAGTAGCCATTGCCATCACCATTTTGGTGTTGCCACTAGTGGATGAGGCAAGCAGTATCGGCCACGGAGATGTGAATCAATTCCTCTCCGGAATTGGTGCACAGGTCTACGTCTTTGTCCTTAGTTTTGCAATCATTGCTTACTACTGGTTTTTACATCACACCTTTTTTGAACAGCTTCAGCAAGTTGACCGTCGCATCATGCTGTTGAATACCTTGTGGCTTTTTGGAATTGTGTTTATTCCTTTTCCTACAGCATTGATTGTGGATTCAAACGGGCCAGCGGGCTGGGCGACAACCATCTACATCGGAACGATGCTCTATCTGGCAATAATTCAATTAGCAATGAAAATTTATGTTCACAAACATAAAGAACTCTTGGTTCCAGGGACTGAATACATCCGAGGGTTTATTGGTTCCCAAATCATTGTGGTGCTGTTGATTGTCGTACTCGTCATCGCCACGATCTTTCGTGACATTGGGCTTTGGGCCCTGATGTTGCTGTGGACAACACCACTGTGGGTCAAGCCGGTTCAGAAGTTGCAACGTTCTCAATAG
- a CDS encoding heme-degrading domain-containing protein translates to MVEQPALIADVAELEEQFAQLQFTSLSHEDALALGMDLAARAEERNWPMAVSVYLGDQHVFRYACPGTSAENDEWLERKRRTVYKFHEPTFLIGQRFAAAGQDFYVETGLPNPDFVPYGGGFPLIVNGEFVGAILSSGVPHQDDHAIIVETLRAALEN, encoded by the coding sequence ATGGTTGAACAGCCCGCACTCATTGCCGATGTCGCTGAATTGGAAGAACAATTTGCACAATTGCAATTCACTTCGTTGAGCCACGAAGATGCACTTGCTCTCGGAATGGATTTGGCGGCTAGGGCAGAAGAAAGAAACTGGCCCATGGCAGTTTCGGTTTATCTAGGTGATCAACACGTATTTCGATATGCCTGCCCCGGAACCTCTGCAGAAAATGATGAGTGGCTGGAAAGGAAACGGCGTACTGTATACAAGTTTCACGAACCAACGTTTTTGATTGGCCAAAGATTTGCCGCAGCGGGACAAGATTTCTACGTGGAAACTGGTTTACCCAACCCCGACTTTGTTCCCTATGGGGGAGGCTTCCCATTGATTGTCAACGGAGAATTTGTGGGAGCAATTCTTTCCAGTGGTGTTCCTCACCAAGATGATCACGCCATTATTGTTGAAACGTTGCGTGCTGCACTAGAAAACTAA
- a CDS encoding DMT family transporter, which yields MNFLARNKADILLLGVAAVWGSSYLATKVLTERGSVFAILSARFLIAAVIMLAVWSLSTNRRLDRRGFLIGVVFGFTQAGILSLETWGVKLTSATNAGLIISMTIVFTPILESLWMKKWLPRAYFIAATVAIVGVLLLVSGNGFHTPNWGDALMLGAAIVRSIHVTALGRLTSGYSYSSVSVTFVQTVVCAVVFTFADVPGVIASYSSFTLMDWLDLFYLAAACTVFAFLVQLWAVRQTSAARVSLLLGTEPIWAVLIGVSLGSDVLGWLGVLGALLIIGGSYRAQAIELEHRSVPVLPLGPG from the coding sequence ATGAACTTCCTCGCCCGCAATAAAGCAGACATCTTGCTCTTAGGTGTTGCAGCGGTCTGGGGAAGTAGCTATCTGGCGACCAAAGTACTGACAGAACGAGGCAGCGTTTTTGCCATCTTGTCCGCACGCTTCCTGATTGCTGCGGTGATCATGCTTGCCGTGTGGTCTCTGTCAACTAACCGCCGACTTGATCGACGAGGTTTCCTTATCGGTGTGGTGTTTGGCTTCACCCAGGCAGGTATTTTGAGCCTGGAAACCTGGGGTGTGAAGCTCACCAGTGCAACAAATGCTGGGTTGATTATCAGCATGACTATTGTTTTTACTCCAATTCTTGAATCCCTGTGGATGAAGAAATGGTTGCCAAGAGCGTATTTCATTGCCGCTACCGTAGCAATTGTAGGAGTTTTGCTCTTAGTCTCAGGCAATGGTTTTCACACTCCCAACTGGGGGGATGCACTCATGCTAGGTGCGGCAATCGTTCGCAGTATTCACGTCACAGCACTCGGCAGACTTACATCGGGATATAGCTATAGCTCAGTCAGCGTGACATTTGTTCAGACAGTTGTATGTGCTGTGGTCTTTACATTCGCAGATGTCCCAGGTGTCATCGCGAGTTATTCAAGTTTTACGCTGATGGACTGGCTCGATCTGTTCTATCTGGCAGCTGCCTGCACCGTATTTGCCTTCTTGGTGCAATTGTGGGCTGTGCGCCAAACATCTGCTGCTCGAGTGAGTTTGCTTCTCGGGACTGAGCCCATTTGGGCTGTTTTGATAGGGGTGAGCTTAGGTTCTGACGTTCTCGGCTGGTTGGGAGTTCTCGGTGCGCTACTGATTATCGGTGGAAGCTATCGAGCCCAAGCCATTGAGCTTGAACATCGGAGTGTTCCGGTACTTCCTCTTGGTCCTGGGTAA
- a CDS encoding amidohydrolase, whose protein sequence is MAVDLIIHASSIITMDPNNPRAQAVAVDSSEGTIAAVGTLADVQAAHPGVSVTDLGDTVLLPGLIDPHNHPALSGLSTQLPAHWIAPYVGFPTYADVTAQFQKLNEETPAGVPLLFNGLDRILHGAPELTNADLDVFFPDRPVVVLDNSGHEAYFNTANIKALGWVDNKPPADPVGSSFGRNEDGTSNGRAYEIGAQLIAGAPVLSALAQHPLKPVAEWYKLMASNGITATSEHTYQSNQLKAYIAMAMAADNPLRISLYHMSFEADCDQPIHTPIPENKLKKQGIKLWADGSPWVGTIAASFPYLDNETTRAANIKIGPGGEGEMNYTRAQLDQILDKLTPGGYQMAFHCNGDVGMDVVLDAYEHALSKHNLMGTDHRWRIEHMGACRADQFERAARMGVGLSMSPFQFIYWGDKLDGEMFPSEIGSQWQAVGDAFRSGAVVSFHNDGAVSPPIPLLNWQATTTRQVPSGNVHGANQAISLDDAIKAHTVNAAHMLGRDNEIGSIEVGKLADFAELSSDPYKADLHKLTEQVKVLGTWVGGKKIDLDAFMAQVEAMDPTEHKDLPQQVHSSKKCC, encoded by the coding sequence GTGGCTGTTGACCTCATCATTCATGCGTCGTCCATCATCACGATGGATCCAAACAATCCACGTGCTCAAGCGGTAGCTGTGGACAGCTCTGAAGGCACAATTGCGGCTGTGGGAACACTTGCAGATGTCCAAGCAGCTCACCCAGGTGTCAGTGTCACTGACCTCGGTGACACTGTTTTATTGCCTGGTTTGATTGACCCGCACAACCACCCTGCGCTCAGTGGTCTATCAACTCAATTGCCTGCACACTGGATTGCTCCCTACGTTGGTTTCCCTACCTACGCTGATGTGACCGCCCAGTTCCAGAAACTCAATGAGGAGACTCCTGCTGGAGTGCCACTGTTATTCAACGGTTTAGACAGGATTTTGCATGGCGCTCCCGAACTCACCAATGCTGACCTTGATGTCTTTTTTCCTGACCGTCCCGTCGTTGTTCTCGATAACTCTGGCCACGAAGCATACTTCAACACGGCAAACATCAAAGCTTTGGGGTGGGTCGATAACAAGCCACCTGCTGATCCTGTTGGATCAAGTTTCGGTCGCAACGAGGACGGCACCTCCAATGGTCGCGCTTACGAGATTGGCGCCCAGCTGATTGCCGGCGCTCCTGTGCTCTCCGCATTGGCACAACACCCTCTCAAACCAGTCGCTGAGTGGTACAAACTCATGGCCTCGAATGGAATCACAGCAACCTCTGAACACACCTATCAAAGCAATCAACTCAAGGCCTATATTGCGATGGCAATGGCAGCAGATAATCCACTGCGTATTTCTCTGTACCACATGAGTTTTGAAGCGGATTGCGACCAGCCGATTCATACTCCTATCCCTGAAAATAAACTTAAGAAACAGGGCATCAAGTTATGGGCTGATGGTTCTCCCTGGGTTGGAACAATCGCAGCATCGTTCCCTTATCTCGACAATGAGACAACACGCGCTGCAAACATCAAAATTGGTCCAGGTGGCGAAGGCGAGATGAATTACACTCGCGCACAACTAGACCAAATCCTCGACAAGCTCACTCCCGGTGGATACCAGATGGCGTTCCACTGCAACGGCGACGTAGGAATGGATGTCGTTCTTGACGCCTATGAGCATGCCTTAAGTAAGCACAACCTCATGGGCACTGATCATCGTTGGCGTATAGAGCACATGGGTGCTTGCCGTGCTGACCAGTTTGAGCGTGCTGCACGTATGGGCGTCGGCTTATCGATGAGTCCATTCCAATTTATTTACTGGGGCGATAAGCTCGACGGCGAAATGTTCCCCTCAGAAATCGGATCACAATGGCAAGCCGTAGGCGACGCTTTCCGTTCAGGCGCTGTGGTTTCTTTCCACAATGACGGGGCTGTCAGCCCTCCCATTCCATTGCTTAACTGGCAGGCAACAACAACTCGTCAGGTTCCTTCGGGAAATGTTCACGGTGCTAACCAGGCCATCAGCTTAGATGATGCGATTAAGGCTCATACAGTGAACGCGGCGCATATGCTGGGGCGGGACAACGAAATTGGTTCGATCGAAGTGGGCAAACTTGCTGACTTCGCGGAGCTTTCTTCTGATCCCTACAAAGCAGATCTTCACAAACTCACCGAACAGGTCAAAGTTTTAGGCACTTGGGTTGGGGGAAAGAAGATTGATCTGGATGCCTTCATGGCGCAGGTTGAAGCTATGGATCCCACTGAGCACAAGGACCTCCCTCAACAGGTTCATTCAAGCAAGAAATGCTGCTAG
- a CDS encoding carbonic anhydrase — protein sequence MSVLNEVLAANEAYVADFGVKGELALPPARGIAILTCMDARLDPAKYAGLSEGDAHVIRNAGGRASDDAIRSLVISYKLLGTKEWFVIHHSDCGMEFFTDEVMRGLLANSLETAALGAEGFYDVGTGPGSAEAKYIDWLTISDNAQSVVDDVQRIKSHPLVPAGIPVYGYIYDVKTGRLVEVPAATAAGAAK from the coding sequence ATGTCTGTACTCAACGAAGTTCTTGCTGCAAACGAGGCTTATGTCGCCGATTTCGGTGTCAAAGGTGAACTCGCTCTTCCTCCTGCACGTGGAATTGCCATCCTTACCTGCATGGATGCACGTCTTGACCCTGCAAAGTATGCCGGGTTAAGTGAAGGTGATGCGCACGTCATTCGCAATGCCGGTGGGCGCGCCTCCGACGACGCCATCCGTTCACTTGTGATTTCCTACAAACTATTGGGAACCAAGGAATGGTTTGTCATTCACCACAGCGACTGCGGTATGGAGTTCTTTACCGACGAGGTCATGCGCGGCCTGTTGGCAAACAGTCTCGAAACTGCTGCCCTCGGCGCTGAAGGTTTCTACGACGTAGGAACTGGTCCGGGATCTGCTGAGGCAAAATACATCGACTGGCTTACCATTTCTGACAATGCTCAGAGCGTGGTGGATGATGTTCAACGCATCAAGTCCCACCCACTCGTTCCTGCAGGAATTCCTGTTTACGGTTACATCTATGACGTCAAGACCGGTCGTTTAGTCGAAGTTCCTGCAGCCACCGCTGCTGGCGCAGCAAAGTAA